The following coding sequences are from one Microtus pennsylvanicus isolate mMicPen1 chromosome 1, mMicPen1.hap1, whole genome shotgun sequence window:
- the Ceacam16 gene encoding cell adhesion molecule CEACAM16 has product MEEVALRKKECEFETSLDYWDPSVLDNACTKSVLRCVKWRLTNEPLYALHLTAQPEAAQPRLVEGNPGQSKTQEATSTRELQSSSEAVGMVVKNSPRIFCASLSSSPVTWFSFSPNAQTGPQIFCDSIPPNSGDPPRFQIAERSQVQWQTEPSLNQERASETGTPSPPTISGINLGVEITAWMLNTRAEISITPEPAQPAEGDNITLVVHGLSGELLAYNWYAGPTLSLTFLVASYIVSTGDETPGPAHTGREAVRPDGSLAIHGALPGHTGTYILQTLNRQFQTEVGYGHMQVYEILAPPTVMANDTALVERRDTLRLVCSGPSPAEVRWFFNGDSLPVAVRLGLSPDGRMLTRHGVRREEAGAYQCEVWNPVSVSRSEPLNLTVYFGPERVAILQDSTTRTGCTIKVDFNTSLTLWCVSRSCPEPEYVWAFNGKALKNGLDHLNISSMTAAHEGTYTCIAKNSKTLLSGSASVVVKLSAAAVAMMIVPVPTKPMEGQDVTLTVQGYPKDLLVYAWYRGPASEPNRLLSQLPSGNWIAGPAHTGREVGFANCSLLVQKLNLTDAGRYTLKTVTLQGKTDTLEVELQVAPLE; this is encoded by the exons ATGGAGGAAGTAGCGCTGAGGAAAAAGGAGTGTGAATTTGAAACTAGCCTGGACT ACTGGGACCCCAGTGTCCTGGACAATGCTTGCACCAAGTCCGTGCTCCGATGTGTCAAATGGAGACTGACCAACGAGCCCCTCTATGCCCTGCACCTGACCGCTCAGCCTGAAGCGGCCCAG CCCCGCCTTGTTGAGGGCAATCCAGGACAAAGTAAAACTCAGGAGGCAACCAGCACAAGAGAGCTGCAG AGCAGCAGTGAGGCCGTAGGCATGGTGGTCAAGAACAGCCCGAGAATCTTCTgtgcctctctttcctcctccccggTGACCTGGTTCTCCTTTTCG CCCAATGCCCAAACAGGGCCCCAGATCTTCTGTGACTCGATCCCTCCAAATTCCGGCGATCCGCCCCGATTCCAAATTGCCGAACGATCCCAGGTCCAGTGGCAGACGGAGCCAAGCCTCAACCAGGAAAGGGCCTCTGAGACTGGGACTCCATCACCACCAACCATCTCCGGCATCAACCTGGG cgttgagattacag CCTGGATGCTGAACACTAGGGCTGAGATCTCCATCACCCCTGAGCCCGCCCAACCTGCAGAAGGAGACAATATCACCTTGGTGGTCCATGGGCTTTCCGGGGAACTGCTTGCCTACAATTGGTATGCAGGGCCTACGCTCAGCCTGACCTTCCTGGTGGCCAGCTACATTGTCAGCACTGGTGATGAGACGCCTGGACCAGCCCACACAGGGCGGGAAGCTGTGCGCCCCGATGGCAGTCTTGCTATCCATGGTGCCCTGCCTGGGCACACAGGCACCTATATCCTACAGACCCTTAACAGGCAGTTTCAGACGGAGGTGGGCTACGGACACATGCAGGTCTATG AGATCCTGGCCCCTCCCACGGTGATGGCCAACGACACTGCGCTGGTGGAGCGTAGGGACACCCTTCGTCTAGTGTGCAGCGGCCCCAGCCCCGCTGAGGTCCGCTGGTTCTTCAATGGCGACTCTCTACCTGTTGCTGTCCGCTTGGGCCTGTCTCCCGATGGCAGAATGTTGACCCGTCATGGCGTCCGCAGGGAGGAGGCGGGCGCCTACCAGTGCGAGGTGTGGAACCCCGTCAGCGTCAGCCGCAGCGAGCCCCTGAACTTGACCGTATATT TTGGCCCTGAACGAGTGGCTATCCTCCAAGATTCCACCACCCGTACGGGCTGCACCATTAAAGTGGACTTCAACACATCCCTCACCCTGTGGTGTGTGTCCCGGTCCTGTCCTGAGCCAGAGTATGTGTGGGCCTTCAACGGGAAGGCCTTGAAGAATGGCCTGGATCACCTGAACATCAGCAGCATGACGGCGGCCCACGagggcacatacacatgcattgcTAAAAACTCCAAGACTCTACTGTCCGGCTCTGCCTCTGTGGTGGTCAAGCTGTCTG CCGCAGCCGTGGCCATGATGATTGTGCCTGTACCGACTAAACCAATGGAGGGCCAGGACGTGACCTTGACCGTCCAGGGCTACCCCAAGGACCTGCTAGTCTACGCTTGGTACCGTGGACCTGCTTCAGAGCCCAATCGATTGCTCAGCCAGCTGCCATCGGGGAACTGGATCGCCGGCCCTGCACACACGGGCCGGGAGGTGGGCTTTGCCAATTGCTCACTGCTGGTGCAAAAGCTGAACCTCACGGACGCTGGGCGCTACACACTCAAGACCGTCACACTGCAGGGCAAGACTGACACGCTGGAGGTGGAGCTACAGGTGGCCC CCCTGGAGTAG